Proteins encoded together in one Impatiens glandulifera chromosome 1, dImpGla2.1, whole genome shotgun sequence window:
- the LOC124919258 gene encoding ABC transporter G family member 22-like yields the protein MEKGNSTSSGLLRTKSDQLVESVLAALKSPGSASASSDATAEIAGGGTSLSRKSSRRLASPGRSHIRKSRSAQIGKQLQDLQDDVSSGAALSRASSASLGFSFSFTGFTVPPDEIADLRPFSDDDMADQDLEAGIRKRNIQAEPTLPIYLKFTDVTYKVILKSVASTTEKHILNGITGSANPGEVLALMGPSGSGKTTLLGLLGGRLRDHTPGGSITYNDQPYSKFLKSKIGFVTQDDVLFAHLTVKETLTYAALLRLPKTLTKQEKEKRALDVIYELGLERCKDTMIGGSFVRGVSGGERKRVCIGNEIIINPSILLLDEPTSGLDSTTALRMVEILQDIAEAGKTVITTIHQPSSRLFHKFDKLILLGKGSLLYYGKACDSMVYFCSIGCSPLIAMNPAEFLLDLANGNLSDISVPSELEDKVQVLLGNSERDTIRNGKPSPPVVHEYLVEAYETKMSDDEKKRLIDPLVPIAIDDELKSKISSSKREWGASWGEQFSILFWRGLKERSHDYFSWLRITQVLATATILGLLWWQSDVKSTRKLQDQAGLLFFIGVFWGFFPVFTAIFTFPQERAMLSKERAADMYRLSAYFMARTTSDLPLDLLLPVLFLLVVYFMAGLRKTAEAFFLTTFTVFLCIIAAQGLGLAIGASLMDIKKATTLGSVTVMTFMLAGGFFVNNVPVFISWIRYISFNYHTYKLLLKVQYGYETHAVGGTKIDNGLREVCALLAMVFCYRILAYLSLRMMKLQ from the exons ATGGAGAAAGGCAACTCAACGTCGTCAGGTCTTTTAAGGACGAAGTCCGATCAACTAGTCGAAAGCGTCTTAGCCGCGCTTAAATCGCCGGGATCTGCTTCGGCTTCAAGTGACGCAACGGCGGAGATCGCCGGAGGAGGAACGTCATTGTCTCGGAAATCCAGCCGGAGATTAGCGTCGCCAGGGAGGAGTCACATAAGGAAATCCAGGAGTGCGCAGATTGGAAAACAGTTACAGGATTTGCAGGATGACGTTAGTAGTGGAGCCGCTCTTAGCCGAGCCTCAAGTGCTAGCCTCggcttctctttttcattcacCGGCTTCACGGTACCGCCAGATGAAATCGCCGATTTAAGACCTTTTAGCGACGATGACATGG CTGATCAGGATCTTGAAGCTGGAATCCGGAAGAGAAACATTCAAGCAGAGCCAACCTTACCAATCTACCTTAag TTTACAGATGTCACGTACAAGGTCATTCTCAAATCAGTTGCATCAACAACTGAAAAACACATCTTGAATGGGATTACAGGGTCAGCTAACCCAGGAGAAGTTCTGGCTTTAATGGGTCCTTCTGGTAGTGGAAAGACGACCCTTTTAGGTCTCTTAGGAGGCAGACTAAGAGACCATACTCCTGGAGGTTCAATTACTTACAATGATCAACCCTATTCCAAGTTTCTTAAAAGCAA GATAGGATTTGTGACTCAAGACGATGTTCTATTTGCACATCTGACCGTGAAGGAAACCTTAACATATGCAGCTCTGTTACGTTTGCCAAagacactcacaaaacaagaaaaggaaaaacGAGCTCTAGATGTTATCTATGAGCTCGGTTTGGAGAG GTGTAAGGATACTATGATTGGTGGTTCCTTTGTTCGAGGAGTTTCGGGTGGAGAAAGGAAGCGTGTTTGCATTGGTAACGAGATTATAATAAACCCATCAATTTTATTACTTGATGAACCAACTTCTGGCTTGGATTCCACAACTGCTTTGAGAATGGTTGAAATTTTACAAGATATAGCAGAG gcTGGGAAGACAGTAATCACGACGATCCACCAGCCATCGAGCAGATTGTTTCACAAGTTTGACAAATTAATCCTTCTTGGGAAAGGGAGTTTGCTTTACTATGGGAAGGCTTGTGATTCTATGGTTTATTTCTGTTCCATTGGATGTTCACCACTTATAGCCATGAATCCAGCTGAGTTCTTGCTTGATCTGGCAAATGGTAATTTATCTGATATTTCTGTACCATCTGAGTTGGAGGATAAAGTTCAAGTACTTCTTGGAAATTCAGAAAGAGATACAATAAGAAATGGAAAGCCATCACCACCTGTAGTGCATGAg TATCTTGTGGAGGCTTACGAGACTAAAATGTCTGATGATGAGAAAAAGAGATTGATAGATCCTCTTGTTCCTATAGCAATCGACGACGAATTGAAGTCGAAGATTTCAAGCTCGAAACGAGAATGGGGAGCAAGTTGGGGAGAACAGTTCTCAATATTATTCTGGAGAGGATTAAAAGAAAGAAGTCATGACTATTTCAGCTGGTTGAGAATCACCCAGGTGCTTGCAACAGCAACCATTTTAGGCTTGCTTTGGTGGCAATCTGATGTTAAAAGCACCAGAAAGCTGCAAGACCAG GCAGGATTGCTATTCTTCATAGGAGTATTCTGGGGATTTTTCCCAGTTTTCACAGCAATATTCACATTTCCACAAGAAAGGGCAATGTTAAGCAAGGAAAGAGCAGCAGACATGTATCGATTGAGCGCGTATTTCATGGCTAGAACGACAAGTGATTTACCACTTGATCTTTTGCTTCCAGTACTTTTCCTGTTGGTAGTGTATTTCATGGCTGGCTTGAGAAAAACTGCAGAAGCTTTCTTCCTAACTACTTTTACAGTCTTCCTCTGCATTATAGCAGCTCAGGGACTTGGATTAGCCATTGGAGCTTCATTAATGGACATAAAGAAAGCAACAACTCTTGGCTCTGTAACTGTCATGACCTTCATGTTAGCCGGTGGCTTCTTTGTAAAT AATGTTCCTGTGTTCATATCATGGATTCGGTACATATCCTTCAATTACCACACTTATAAGCTTCTACTGAAGGTTCAGTATGGATATGAAACGCATGCGGTTGGTGGAACGAAAATTGACAACGGGTTAAGGGAAGTGTGTGCTCTTTTAGCGATGGTATTTTGTTATCGTATATTGGCTTACTTATCTCTTCGAATGATGAAGCTTCAATAA